A window of the Trichoplusia ni isolate ovarian cell line Hi5 chromosome 4, tn1, whole genome shotgun sequence genome harbors these coding sequences:
- the LOC113493543 gene encoding uncharacterized protein LOC113493543, with product MVSIDLSDPVVQSYLFYSSILALKMFSMSAMTGQTRAKKNVFANDEDTVITNGKVKFDDPDIERLRRAHLNDLENIPPFWVVAALYLTTGPSAFLATWLFRLFTACRIMHTIVYVIKPMPQPSRFIAFVIPIIINNYMGFIVFLTYLAVQSYIVYSAVLGVKMFAVTFLTARARYAKNVFANEEDAKMKKGKVKFDDPDVERVRRAHLNDLENIPPFWVLGALYLTTGPSASFATMLFRLFTAGRIIHTIVYAVKPLPQPARAIAFGVPMLINMYMGVKVIQTFITAL from the exons ATGGTGTCGATAGATCTATCGGACCCTGTGGTCCAATCGTACCTATTTTACTCCTCGATATTGGCTTTGAAGATGTTTTCGATGAGCGCTATGACAGGCCAGACACGAGCCAAAAAAAACGTCTTTGCGAACGATGAGGATACAGTTATAACAAATGGAAAAGTGAAGTTTGACGATCCAGATATAGAGCGGTTAAGGCGCGCGCATCTAAACGATCTGGAGAACATCCCACCGTTTTGGGTGGTTGCTGCGCTGTACCTAACCACGGGGCCGTCAGCCTTCCTCGCCACCTGGCTATTCAGACTGTTCACCGCGTGCCGCATCATGCACACTATTGTTTACGTCATCAAGCCAATGCCTCAGCCTTCGCGCTTTATTGCGTTCGTAATACCTATAATCATCAACAATTACATGGGATTTATAGTTTTCCTAACTTATTTGG CGGTCCAATCATACATCGTGTATTCTGCAGTTTTGGGAGTGAAGATGTTTGCGGTAACATTTCTGACGGCAAGAGCTCGTTATGCAAAGAACGTGTTTGCGAATGAAGAGGACGCTAAAATGAAAAAGGGAAAAGTAAAGTTTGACGATCCAGATGTAGAGCGAGTGAGGCGTGCCCACCTTAACGACCTGGAGAACATCCCACCGTTCTGGGTGTTGGGAGCGCTGTACCTGACCACGGGGCCGTCAGCCTCATTCGCCACTATGCTATTCAGATTGTTCACCGCGGGCCGGATCATTCATACGATCGTCTATGCTGTAAAGCCATTGCCCCAGCCGGCGCGTGCGATTGCGTTTGGTGTACCTATGTTAATCAACATGTACATGGGTGTTAAAGTTATTCAAACGTTCATTACTGCGTTGTAA
- the LOC113493541 gene encoding microsomal glutathione S-transferase 1-like, whose translation MATISLEDPAVQSYIVYSAVLGMKMFAVAFLTGKVRTTKKVFANEEDAKASKGKVKLDDPDVERVRRAHLNDLENIPAFWVLGALYLTTGPSASLATTLFRLFTAGRIIYTIVYAVKPLPPPARGIAFGVPLLINMYMGFKVIQTFASAL comes from the coding sequence ATGGCGACGATATCGCTAGAGGACCCAGCGGTCCAATCGTACATAGTGTACTCCGCGGTTTTGGGTATGAAGATGTTTGCGGTAGCTTTTCTAACGGGAAAAGTACGGACAACAAAGAAGGTATTCGCTAACGAAGAGGACGCGAAAGCCTCGAAAGGAAAAGTGAAGCTCGACGATCCAGATGTAGAGCGAGTGAGGCGCGCTCACCTCAACGACCTGGAGAACATCCCGGCATTCTGGGTGCTGGGGGCTCTGTACCTGACCACGGGGCCGTCAGCCTCCTTGGCCACCACGCTGTTCAGACTGTTCACAGCGGGCCGCATCATATACACTATCGTCTACGCTGTGAAGCCACTGCCCCCGCCGGCGCGTGGAATCGCATTTGGTGTACCCCTTCTTATCAACATGTACATGGGATTCAAAGTTATTCAGACCTTTGCCAGTGCCCTGTAA
- the LOC113493542 gene encoding prostaglandin E synthase-like translates to MVSISLQDPVVQSYMVYSAILAIKMFAVTFLTAKVRTSKKVFANEEDAKNYNGQVKLNDPDVERVRRAHLNDLENIPAFWVLGALYLTTGPSAFLATMLFRLFTAGRIAHTVFYAIFQSPARGLGFASAFLINIYMGLQVILYYISAL, encoded by the coding sequence atgGTGTCGATATCTCTACAAGACCCTGTGGTCCAATCGTACATGGTGTACTCCGCGATTTTggctataaaaatgtttgcagTAACTTTTCTGACTGCGAAAGTACGGACCTCAAAGAAGGTATTTGCTAACGAGGAGGATGCGAAAAACTATAACGGACAAGTGAAGCTCAACGATCCAGATGTGGAGCGAGTGAGGCGAGCTCATCTCAACGACCTGGAGAACATCCCAGCGTTCTGGGTGCTGGGCGCGCTGTACCTGACCACGGGACCGTCAGCCTTCCTCGCCACAATGCTGTTCAGACTTTTCACCGCGGGCAGGATCGCGCACACAGTTTTTTACGCCATTTTCCAGTCACCAGCGCGCGGACTTGGATTTGCCTCGGCATTTCTTATAAACATCTACATGGGACTTCAagtaatactgtattatattagTGCCCTGTGA